A single genomic interval of Spirosoma linguale DSM 74 harbors:
- a CDS encoding Chromosome segregation ATPase-like protein (KEGG: hypothetical protein), producing the protein MQSSSAYTTLLQRIDEYKKRYFQNQLVKGSLFFIALLCTGYLFINTAEFIGRFSSIGRGALFFGFLLTVLVGLYVLVLRPLFNLYGLNKPLSNDEAARQIGMFFPEVGDKLLNTLQLQRISTDQSDLLQASLNQRSQQLLINRFANAIQISRNRQFLKYAIPPLAVILLVLVVNPDFFTKSSTRLVNYNKEFVEEAPFQFVVQNKALKAFRNEDFPLSVKLVGDVLPQSVYVVANGTRFKLEQSGNQFTYNFDNLQRDLDFRLEASGYNSPEYKVSLIDRPAVLSFNVKLDYPAYLNKPSEQLSNVGNLLVPQGTTVNWEFAADHTDSLLFKFNTEIRSTAARLIDDNTFILNRRLMQNAVYTVSLKNGQVASPSTIQYNVQVIPDRYPQISVDRIQDTVTYNYIALSGLISDDYGFSKLKLNYKIIRNGKASQAYVKDIPVNKSTTSQNFVYNWSLDSLKLGQEDRLEYFVQVWDNDGVNGAKSSRSNQLNFVIPSNAEIQKQVDKSAEKTEQQIDNALSKTQEIKKELQTMEDRMRTKKSSDFQDKKQLQEILQKREELMKEVQKLQEQMQKTNDTQQRFAEKNQALQDKMEQLQKLFKDLLDPESKQLYEQLKQLLERKQDEKASDMLDRLTRKEKNLERDLDRALKLFKQMQLEQKVNNVAENLEKQAEQLEKQAEESAKKNETTQEQQKQQEKSQEDFKNTKEQLKELQEQAEKEDLNKPEASEKEQQEIEKELEDAAKDMKSNKGKQASSKQKKSATAMKQMSKAMKESMQSSEMEEMQENMDGLRNILDNLITLSFGQERVMKDFRGMNIQDPRATKLAQEQLKLQDDAKIIEDSLNALASRVVQIQSFVTRELTNMKFYMDESVQQLKDRRLSMASSKQQFAMTSINNLALMLSDVLKNMQQQMNAMAMPGKGKGSKKGEKPGGMGEMQKQLNAKMQQLQKGGKTGRGLSEELSQMAAEQAMIRSMLKKLEESAKGTEAGKQQEKQVKELMEKMDETETDLVNKRINPNTINRQNEILTRLLESEKALKQQEEDPKRQAEAAKTTKKSTPAFFDSTNFQQKTKQVEVLRSVTPNYNLFYKKEANQYLQKVSK; encoded by the coding sequence ATGCAATCTTCATCTGCTTATACCACGCTGCTTCAGCGAATTGATGAGTATAAGAAACGTTATTTTCAGAATCAGTTAGTCAAGGGTAGCCTATTCTTTATAGCCCTGCTGTGTACCGGCTACCTGTTCATAAATACGGCTGAGTTTATTGGCCGCTTTAGCTCAATTGGTCGGGGAGCCTTGTTCTTTGGCTTTCTGCTTACCGTTCTTGTTGGGCTTTATGTACTGGTACTTCGCCCACTATTTAACTTGTATGGGTTAAATAAGCCGCTTTCAAACGACGAAGCTGCCCGGCAAATCGGTATGTTTTTTCCTGAAGTAGGGGACAAGCTTCTGAACACGCTTCAACTTCAGCGGATTTCAACGGATCAGAGCGATTTACTTCAGGCAAGTTTAAACCAGCGCTCTCAGCAACTGTTGATTAATCGTTTTGCCAATGCAATTCAGATTAGCCGTAACCGGCAATTTCTCAAATATGCCATTCCACCACTTGCCGTTATCCTGCTGGTTCTGGTAGTTAACCCAGATTTTTTCACTAAGTCGTCTACACGTCTTGTCAATTACAACAAAGAGTTTGTAGAAGAAGCTCCTTTTCAGTTTGTCGTCCAGAACAAGGCGTTAAAGGCATTCAGAAACGAAGACTTTCCGCTTTCGGTCAAGCTGGTTGGCGATGTGTTGCCCCAGTCTGTTTATGTTGTGGCTAATGGAACACGCTTCAAACTTGAGCAGTCAGGGAACCAGTTCACCTATAATTTTGACAATCTTCAGCGGGATTTAGACTTTCGTTTAGAAGCTTCGGGTTACAACTCGCCCGAATACAAAGTGTCATTGATTGATCGGCCGGCCGTTCTTTCATTCAATGTTAAACTTGATTATCCCGCTTATCTGAATAAGCCCTCTGAACAACTGTCGAATGTCGGTAATTTACTTGTCCCGCAAGGAACCACTGTCAACTGGGAATTTGCTGCTGATCATACCGATTCGCTGTTATTTAAGTTTAACACGGAAATTAGGTCCACCGCTGCTCGTCTTATCGATGATAACACATTTATACTGAACCGTCGATTAATGCAAAACGCAGTTTACACTGTGTCATTAAAAAACGGCCAGGTAGCGTCTCCGTCGACGATTCAATACAATGTTCAGGTCATTCCGGATCGTTATCCGCAGATTTCCGTCGACCGCATACAGGACACTGTAACCTACAATTATATTGCCTTGTCCGGGCTTATTTCGGATGATTACGGCTTCTCGAAACTCAAACTTAACTACAAGATTATCCGGAACGGGAAGGCATCACAGGCCTATGTGAAGGACATCCCTGTTAACAAATCAACGACATCTCAGAACTTCGTCTATAACTGGTCACTCGATAGTCTGAAGTTAGGACAGGAGGATCGACTTGAGTACTTCGTACAGGTATGGGATAACGATGGCGTTAATGGGGCGAAGTCTAGCCGTTCTAACCAACTCAATTTTGTTATTCCCTCTAACGCTGAAATTCAGAAACAGGTCGACAAATCTGCTGAAAAAACTGAACAGCAAATTGATAACGCGCTCAGTAAGACGCAGGAAATCAAGAAGGAACTTCAAACGATGGAGGATCGGATGAGGACTAAAAAGTCTTCTGATTTTCAGGACAAGAAACAGCTTCAGGAAATTCTGCAAAAGCGGGAAGAGTTGATGAAAGAAGTCCAGAAACTACAGGAACAAATGCAGAAAACGAACGACACTCAACAACGATTTGCGGAGAAAAATCAAGCTTTACAGGATAAAATGGAGCAGTTGCAGAAGCTGTTCAAAGACTTGCTGGACCCAGAGTCAAAGCAGTTGTATGAGCAGCTTAAACAGCTACTAGAGCGCAAACAAGATGAAAAAGCCTCGGATATGCTCGACCGGTTAACTCGTAAAGAGAAGAATTTGGAACGTGATCTGGACCGTGCTCTCAAGCTTTTCAAGCAAATGCAGCTCGAACAAAAAGTTAATAACGTTGCAGAAAACCTGGAGAAGCAGGCAGAGCAATTAGAGAAGCAGGCAGAAGAAAGTGCCAAGAAGAACGAGACTACACAAGAGCAGCAGAAACAACAAGAGAAGTCTCAGGAAGACTTCAAGAATACAAAAGAGCAGCTTAAAGAACTTCAGGAGCAGGCTGAAAAAGAAGATCTCAACAAGCCTGAGGCATCCGAAAAGGAACAGCAGGAGATTGAGAAAGAGCTGGAAGACGCGGCTAAAGACATGAAGAGCAACAAGGGCAAACAAGCTTCTTCAAAGCAGAAAAAGTCAGCGACGGCCATGAAGCAGATGAGTAAGGCTATGAAAGAGTCTATGCAATCGTCGGAAATGGAAGAGATGCAGGAAAATATGGATGGCCTCAGAAACATCCTTGACAACCTCATCACCCTATCATTCGGGCAGGAACGGGTTATGAAAGATTTCCGGGGTATGAATATTCAGGATCCACGCGCAACTAAGCTTGCCCAGGAACAGCTAAAGCTTCAGGACGATGCAAAGATCATTGAGGATAGCTTGAATGCCCTGGCAAGCCGTGTTGTTCAGATTCAGTCTTTTGTTACGCGGGAGTTAACAAACATGAAGTTTTACATGGATGAAAGTGTGCAGCAGCTTAAGGACCGCCGTTTGAGCATGGCTTCTTCCAAACAACAGTTTGCTATGACTTCTATTAACAACTTAGCGCTTATGCTGAGCGATGTTTTGAAGAATATGCAACAGCAAATGAATGCTATGGCCATGCCCGGTAAGGGCAAAGGAAGTAAAAAAGGCGAAAAACCTGGTGGTATGGGGGAAATGCAGAAACAGCTTAATGCCAAAATGCAGCAGTTACAGAAAGGGGGTAAGACCGGTAGGGGCTTATCAGAAGAACTTTCGCAAATGGCAGCTGAGCAGGCGATGATCCGTAGTATGCTCAAGAAGCTAGAAGAAAGTGCTAAAGGTACTGAAGCTGGTAAGCAACAGGAAAAACAAGTAAAGGAGTTGATGGAGAAAATGGATGAAACTGAAACCGACCTTGTGAATAAGCGGATAAATCCAAACACCATCAATCGCCAGAACGAGATTTTGACGCGCCTACTTGAATCCGAGAAAGCTTTAAAGCAGCAGGAAGAAGATCCTAAACGGCAGGCTGAAGCTGCTAAAACGACAAAGAAAAGCACGCCCGCTTTCTTCGATTCAACGAACTTTCAGCAGAAAACCAAGCAAGTTGAAGTACTTCGGTCCGTTACACCTAATTACAATCTTTTTTACAAAAAAGAAGCAAATCAGTATTTACAGAAGGTAAGTAAGTAA
- a CDS encoding phosphoribosyltransferase (KEGG: sfu:Sfum_3894 phosphoribosyltransferase), with the protein MHLAVQRIYLLFADFVDLLYPTLCVGCAKSLGFNERVLCTKCRINLPETYQHREPYDDNLLNKFAGKVPARFVTSFVYFKKGGIVQKLIHKIKYKGQKEVAKEIGCWYGYQLASESKLLTGIDLFIGVPLHKSRLRQRGYNQADWIAKGLSEALNIPVAEDVLICRKFKDSQTRKNRMQRWENVKTVFSVQDASEVNGKHIVLVDDVLTTGATLEACAVELLKSGCKSVGFITLAAANR; encoded by the coding sequence ATGCACCTCGCCGTTCAAAGAATTTATCTACTGTTTGCCGATTTTGTCGATCTGCTCTATCCAACTCTTTGTGTGGGCTGTGCTAAATCGCTCGGGTTTAACGAAAGGGTGTTGTGTACAAAATGCCGAATCAATCTTCCCGAAACGTATCAGCACAGGGAACCGTATGATGACAATCTCCTCAATAAGTTTGCCGGAAAAGTCCCTGCTCGTTTCGTAACATCATTTGTGTACTTTAAAAAAGGGGGAATTGTCCAGAAACTAATCCATAAAATAAAGTACAAGGGGCAAAAAGAAGTCGCTAAAGAAATAGGTTGCTGGTACGGGTATCAGTTGGCTAGTGAAAGTAAATTACTGACGGGTATCGATCTTTTTATCGGGGTTCCTCTACACAAGAGCCGCCTTCGGCAACGCGGTTATAATCAGGCGGATTGGATTGCAAAAGGACTCTCTGAAGCCCTTAACATACCTGTTGCTGAAGATGTTTTAATATGCCGGAAATTTAAGGATTCGCAGACTCGGAAGAATCGAATGCAACGTTGGGAAAACGTTAAAACAGTATTTTCTGTCCAGGACGCCAGCGAGGTAAACGGTAAACATATTGTTCTAGTCGACGATGTTCTTACCACTGGAGCAACTCTGGAAGCCTGTGCTGTCGAACTTCTTAAATCGGGTTGCAAATCTGTCGGATTTATAACGCTGGCTGCCGCGAATAGATAA
- a CDS encoding gliding motility-associated lipoprotein GldJ (TIGRFAM: gliding motility-associated lipoprotein GldJ~PFAM: protein of unknown function DUF323~KEGG: hypothetical protein): MIQKYHLQRAAFVLLATAALASCKSKHPTSVQPGKKSTATGIAYNQKEGFQVKKFAGQKAGPNLVFIEGGRFTMGALEEDVMNSRDNRERTVSIQSFYMDETEMANVHYLEYLNAISRDSSEEVVKAALPDTTVWANPLSFNDSYVTQYLRYPAFRYYPVVGVSWVQASDYAVWRSNAVNNELAKGGAPKKKGGGFSLKRKSKAAAEPALAEATTSTTPNKPSLESGLVLPDYRLPTEAEWEYAAKALIGTQYMDENQINQRIYPWDGSSVRNPKKGRKQGQMLANFKRGRGDYAGIAGRSNDGAIITAEIYAYPANDFGLYNMAGNVNEWVYDVYRPLSYQDVNDLNPIRRNGYLDDSKNYDTKNKQSLIDDKLRVYKGGSWNDVAYWLSPGTRRFLDQDSATAMIGFRCAMIGVGRNK; this comes from the coding sequence ATGATTCAAAAGTATCACCTGCAACGAGCGGCTTTTGTGCTGCTGGCAACGGCGGCCCTGGCATCTTGTAAGTCCAAGCACCCGACCAGTGTGCAGCCCGGTAAGAAGAGTACGGCGACGGGGATTGCTTACAACCAGAAAGAAGGTTTCCAGGTAAAGAAATTTGCAGGGCAGAAAGCCGGTCCAAACCTTGTTTTTATTGAAGGTGGCCGCTTCACAATGGGAGCACTCGAAGAGGATGTAATGAATAGCCGCGATAACCGTGAGCGGACCGTTTCCATTCAGTCTTTCTACATGGATGAAACGGAGATGGCCAATGTTCACTATCTGGAATATCTGAACGCCATTTCTCGCGATTCGTCCGAAGAAGTCGTTAAAGCAGCTTTGCCTGACACGACAGTTTGGGCAAATCCTCTGTCGTTTAATGACTCTTACGTTACTCAGTATTTGCGTTATCCGGCGTTCCGCTATTATCCGGTTGTCGGTGTATCGTGGGTGCAGGCCAGTGATTATGCGGTATGGCGGTCAAACGCTGTAAATAATGAGTTGGCAAAAGGCGGAGCTCCAAAGAAAAAGGGGGGCGGCTTCTCGCTTAAACGTAAATCAAAGGCTGCAGCTGAACCTGCTCTGGCAGAGGCAACAACGTCAACAACTCCAAATAAACCAAGTTTGGAAAGTGGCCTTGTTCTGCCTGATTATCGTCTGCCAACGGAAGCTGAGTGGGAATATGCAGCTAAAGCTCTCATAGGCACACAATACATGGACGAGAATCAAATTAATCAGCGGATATACCCGTGGGATGGTTCTTCGGTTCGTAATCCCAAGAAAGGCCGGAAACAGGGCCAAATGCTGGCAAACTTCAAGCGGGGCCGAGGTGACTATGCTGGTATAGCAGGTCGTTCGAACGATGGTGCTATTATCACAGCTGAAATTTATGCTTATCCAGCCAATGATTTCGGGCTTTACAATATGGCCGGTAACGTTAATGAGTGGGTATACGACGTATATCGTCCTTTATCTTATCAGGATGTAAACGACCTGAACCCGATTCGTCGGAATGGATATCTTGATGATTCAAAAAATTACGATACCAAGAACAAGCAGTCTTTAATTGATGATAAACTTCGTGTTTATAAAGGCGGCTCGTGGAATGATGTAGCCTACTGGTTATCGCCCGGTACGCGCCGATTCCTGGATCAGGATTCTGCTACTGCCATGATTGGTTTCCGTTGCGCTATGATTGGTGTTGGCCGGAACAAGTAG